CGCCACGTCACTTGGACGGCGATCCTAAATCTCCTCGGGCTAGTCTTTTGCCGATTCAGCCGTAATGAAATTTCATCACCACCACAAACGTGGGAGAGCCGTACCTGGACGAACGACGCGTCGCATTCATGAGCTGTAAAGCGACCGACATGTGGCATCGAGAAAAGCCCACTCCACTCTCGTCGCTCACTGGCCCTACATATTTACTACATCTTTTTTTACCGCTGACCGGCTAGACCCGTTCCATAGCCGTTGTTTCGGGTATTTATAGGGCAAATCCTGTACTTGTAAAGTAAGCAGTCGACAGTGGAAGCTAAGAGCTACacagagaaacaaaaaggatTTGAAAGaggaatttgaagaaaatgcCAATCAATAAAATTGCAGTTGGGACGCCAGGAGAGGCAAGCCACCCTGATGCCATAAGGGCTGCCTTTGCTGAGTTTTTCTCTACGCTCATCTTTGTTTTTGCTGGGGAAGGCTCTGGCATGGCTTTCAGTAAGACCCATCAATTTCAcaatttcaatatatttgtCTACAAAATTGTTGTTACTCTTGCCATGATACACATTGTTCATTCATTTCTTGACGGCTAGATTGTTCAAGGTTTTCAATCGTGATCACTTTTCACATCAACATGGATTGGTTTATACTTTCTTTATATGTGCGATACGTGAGAGATAAATGTTAGCTTGATATATACCTTTTTCAAAGTATGTGATTatctaactttttttttgctttctatTCCAATCGGCTAATCAAGggaagttaattaattttgacaGACAAGCTAACTAACAACGGATCAACCACACCGTCTGGGCTTGTAGCTGCATCATTGGCACATGCTTTTGCACTTTTTGTTGCGGTCTCTGTGGGTGCAAATATTTCCGGGGGTCATGTAAACCCTGCTGTCACATTTGGCGCATTCATTGGTGGCAACATAACTCTGTTGAGAGGCATTTTGTATTGGATTGCACAGTTGCTTGGATCAGTTGTTGCTTGCTTGCTACTCAAGTTTGCCACCGGTGGATGGGTTAGTAATTAACTTGTTGGTCAACATGAACGCGAACACGTGATGCTAGCACATCTACATCAATGACCAGGGTAGCATTACGTGCTCACACACAATTGACTGATGCTAGCATAACTTCTGTTGTCCAAGATCATTTATTGATTTTACGTGTCCCTAACTTGACGTTTTGATTATTCATTTAACCCCTGCAGGAAACGGCAGCATTCTCTCTGTCGTCTGGTGTGTCAGTCTGGAATGCTCTAGTGTTTGAGATTGTGATGACCTTCGGCTTGGTCTACACAGTGTATGCCACAGCAGTTGATCCAAAGAAGGGCAATGTAGGCATTGTTGCACCTATCGCAATTGGTTTGATTGTTGGTGCCAACATTTTGGCTGGTGGTGCGTTTGATGGTGCATCCATGAACCCAGCAGTGTCGTTTGGGCCTGCTGTTGTCAGCTGGTCATGGACTCACCACTGGGTCTATTGGGCTGGCCCATTGATTGGTGCTGCCGTTGCAGCGCTTGTCTATGACAACATCTTCATTGGTGATGGGGCCCACGAACCCCTACCCAACAATGATTTTTAGAAAGTTGTCCTTGCTTGGTTAAAGACGAAGGATGCAAATGTTTGTTCAGCTGAAGGGGCTCATGGGAACTGAATGATCAAGTCATGTTTCATGTACTTTTGTTGTAGGTTTTACTTTTActagtgttttgttttggtgagGAGAGTACGTAGAACTCAGCTAGTAGGTTTGTCTTTTCAAATCTTTGGAAATgcattgtttgttttatgatcTTCTGCTTCAAATTGATCTGGTATCATCTACTTTTACactgagaaaacaaaaaccatgggtTGTGGTGGCCGATTGATGAAAAGCATGtttaaaagatgaaaatatgTTAAGAACcacaaatttcaaaacatcgaTCTATGGGAATTATAGTAAATCTTTAGACCCAGGTGAAGAAGTTTAGTATCTTTTGCTTCTTCCAAAAACACAAGGGAACACTTGTTTTGCATCCTTTCCATGGTTTGCTCAAACTCTTTGGCCTCTCCCCAAGCAATTATCACTTGATGCTGCTGTGATTAGTGGCTCCACTGTAACTAGATCCCTTCTTACGCATCCTTTCTCATTCTCTTGATTTGTAAATCCTTCTAACTTCACTACTTTTCAGATGAGCCAATATTTTATGGCTTTTGACTTCTCCCTTTCTAACTTtgaccccccaaaaaaaaaaaggtagagTAGTGCTTGCCATGCAGTAGCTTTTAGGATCATTTTGCACATCTTTAACATATAGTATAAAACCACATAATTGTAtaagatcttttattttttaaagttttggaACTAAGAGAAGGGTTGAAATTGCAACAAACTTAATGGTACTTGTAAATCCCCAACAATTAGTCTACTCTATTATTCGTGTTCGTGTTTCTTGAAAGGAAACAACCAATAAGACATTGGAAATTTGTGCTTGGAGACTATTGTTTAGGAAGAAGGAAGGCTAAAAGTCACTCTTGGTCATTGTAGTTTAGCGCTTCAACCACTTTTAACTTTGTAGTTTCAATTCCGTCAATTTTGACCATgtagttttgtatttgtagcaatttgAAGACAAACTAGTATTCCCGTCAATTTCTTTGACGGTACAAAGAGCAATTTCGTCAACCAAAATCCTTGAGAGCGTAAAAGCTTGTATGAAACTCTCCCCATTTCATATTATGGCTTGAAATTGACcatttgagtttagggtttttcaaaaattaggATTAGTGGTTGAATTTCTAGCCCAAATATGAAATGGGGAGAGTTTCAAATGACCTTTTATGCTCAAGAGTTTTGGGTTGACGAAATTGCCTCTTGCACAgttaaagaaattgacaagaaTACTAATTTGTCCTtaaattgctacaaatatgaaactacAATGGCAAAATTGATAGAATTAAAACTACGGAGTCATTGAAGTGCCAAATTACAGGGATCAAAAATGACTTTTGATGAGGGCAAAATTGTGTGATACTTCAGAGGACAAAATGATTTCCACATTCACCATTGTCTTCGGCTCAAAATAAATCACCATGCAACAGTACTACGTCGTTCAATCGACTACGCTTGCCTCCGTTTTCCCTACGAACCAAAACCTCAGGCCAAAACCTTAGGCTTCAGCGGCTTTGGCCCCTTGCCTTCTCATTCTCTTCGGAGAGTTTCTTCAGTAAAAGCCATCACTTCGTAAGAGTGCAGAGATGGTTTTGTCAAACAAAAGGCTGAAGCAAAAGCTAAGAGAAACACTAGCTCAATCCTTAGTATAATCAGTAGCTAAAACAGACAAGCAAACTGCCGGGTCAGAAAACCCGGACTCGAattctttttaatatatatattattggtATAgttttgatctcttggactacaagggtccaagagatttatggtAACTCACCGTTAGATGTAAATttaacggttcactcacttttgcactctttaaatttttttttttttgaaccattggattaatatccaacggtaggtgaccacaatctcttggactcctgtagtccaagagatcgggactgattATTGGTATTCAATAACATCcgaaaattatgtgtataatatctgaattttgGGTGtacaattgaaaattttgtaaaaatcgagtatattaaatatgaaaaatacatacatacgtGAAAATGCTAAGTTTTTTATACGAGTAAGAGctctgaaaaagtaaaaactcaaaaagggACAATAGAAGCTCGGATAATgacctaatagtaatggataaggCTGTAAACTATCCTTATCGATAAACAAAAAtcagagaaaaataaatttttttttataaatttgacgGGGAAAATGAAGTCGTATGTAAAGCGTATCGCTACTCagttatactatttatttttttaaaaatgaccacagtgcggctatactcttttttatgaaaaaaaaaatatcccgAGTATAGCTGCGCGGATATagtattttttcatttaaaaaaaggggaaTATAGCCGTatggctatactttttttattttaaaaaacgctgggtatcgccgcgcggctctactatttatttaaaaaaacaaaagggccCTTCTGGCGTCTAGCGCCCGCTTGGCCACTTGTCAAAaccgtatagccgggcggctatactatttttattataaaataaatccgCGTATAGCcatccggctatactatttataaaaaggcCGCCTTGCGCCTCGCCCATTTAGCCACGcgtcaaaaatagtatagccgcgcggctatactatttttaaataaaaacagtggtatagccggccggctatactctttttataaaaaaaaaacccagagtagagccgcgcggctatacgatttattaggaaaa
Above is a window of Prunus persica cultivar Lovell chromosome G2, Prunus_persica_NCBIv2, whole genome shotgun sequence DNA encoding:
- the LOC18785891 gene encoding aquaporin TIP1-3, with the protein product MPINKIAVGTPGEASHPDAIRAAFAEFFSTLIFVFAGEGSGMAFNKLTNNGSTTPSGLVAASLAHAFALFVAVSVGANISGGHVNPAVTFGAFIGGNITLLRGILYWIAQLLGSVVACLLLKFATGGWETAAFSLSSGVSVWNALVFEIVMTFGLVYTVYATAVDPKKGNVGIVAPIAIGLIVGANILAGGAFDGASMNPAVSFGPAVVSWSWTHHWVYWAGPLIGAAVAALVYDNIFIGDGAHEPLPNNDF